In one window of Cytophagaceae bacterium ABcell3 DNA:
- a CDS encoding Ezrin/radixin/moesin family protein, whose product MKKIFFSGFFLLLFLAGNISAQSLDDKEWAKKLKSMKPNELRELVEKNEELESKVRKLESENKSQDAELARLKKELEDYSAGSAPSKTVSNPSGSNVPVIEGLIYKVQIGAFKNKNLSKYLDNHKNFSGDIDKDGTRKYTLGHFEDYWEADRFKKYLREMGVKDAWVVPYKDGNRISMKDALEGNL is encoded by the coding sequence ATGAAAAAGATATTCTTTTCCGGCTTCTTTTTGCTGTTGTTTCTTGCAGGAAATATTTCTGCCCAAAGTTTGGATGATAAAGAGTGGGCTAAAAAGCTGAAATCTATGAAACCTAACGAGCTTAGGGAACTGGTGGAAAAAAACGAAGAGTTGGAAAGCAAGGTTCGTAAGCTGGAGTCTGAAAATAAGTCTCAAGATGCAGAGCTCGCCCGCTTGAAAAAAGAACTGGAAGACTATAGTGCCGGTTCAGCACCTTCTAAGACTGTTAGCAACCCATCAGGTAGTAATGTACCGGTTATTGAGGGTTTGATATATAAGGTTCAGATCGGTGCATTCAAAAATAAAAACCTAAGCAAGTACTTAGACAACCATAAAAACTTTAGTGGAGACATTGATAAGGATGGTACAAGAAAGTATACCTTGGGACACTTTGAAGATTATTGGGAGGCCGATAGGTTTAAGAAGTACCTTCGTGAAATGGGCGTCAAAGATGCATGGGTTGTTCCTTATAAAGATGGAAACAGAATATCTATGAAAGACGCACTTGAAGGTAATCTTTAA
- the recJ gene encoding single-stranded-DNA-specific exonuclease RecJ, whose translation MEKRWVIRKRPGSEILNKLSSEINVNADLAALLVQREVYNYSEARAFFRPSMSELHDPFLMKDMDKAVDRLCQAIAKGEKVLVFGDYDVDGTTAVATFFDFFSRIHSHTLFYIPDRYKEGYGISKKGIDFAADEGVTLVVSLDCGIKSVDLVKYAATKNIDFIICDHHQPGEQLPEAVAVLDPKRSDCPYPYKELSGCGVGFKLMQAISIQGSLQENIDLQNYLDLVAVSIASDIVPITGENRILAFFGLQVLNTCPRPGLQALLEVAGLDRREIDITDVVFGIGPRINAAGRIAHAKAAVELMLCSSKEEAADFARNINKNNTTRRDVDASITSQALEMIEGNEQFVSACSTVLYKEDWHKGVIGIVASRCIEKYYRPTVIFTKSGEVAAGSARSVVGFDLYDALEKCSDLLIQFGGHMYAAGMTIEPDKIAAFREKFEQVVSESITKEQLVPQVDIDLEIGLNRVTEKFYNIIRQMGPFGPGNMQPVFISRNVVDCGGARLLKDQHIKLSVMQEDSDVFDAIGFGMPEFYERIKNGEMFDICYCVSENNYNGRKSLQLMIKDIKFGNEKSSVYEATGIKGRAFN comes from the coding sequence ATGGAAAAGCGGTGGGTAATACGGAAAAGGCCAGGTTCAGAAATCTTAAATAAGCTTTCTTCTGAAATCAATGTTAATGCAGACTTGGCGGCCCTTTTGGTGCAAAGAGAGGTATATAATTATTCAGAAGCTAGGGCTTTTTTTAGGCCTTCCATGAGTGAATTGCATGATCCTTTTTTAATGAAGGATATGGATAAAGCCGTAGATAGGCTCTGCCAAGCAATAGCTAAGGGAGAAAAAGTGCTTGTTTTTGGCGACTATGATGTTGATGGAACCACTGCCGTTGCAACTTTTTTCGATTTTTTTAGTAGAATTCACTCCCACACATTATTTTATATTCCTGACCGGTACAAAGAAGGTTATGGAATCTCAAAAAAAGGGATAGACTTTGCCGCAGACGAGGGGGTAACATTGGTAGTAAGTCTAGACTGTGGAATCAAAAGCGTCGATTTAGTAAAATATGCCGCGACAAAGAATATAGATTTTATTATCTGTGACCACCATCAACCAGGTGAGCAATTGCCTGAGGCTGTTGCCGTGCTAGACCCAAAGCGCTCCGATTGCCCATACCCTTATAAAGAACTCTCAGGGTGTGGTGTTGGATTTAAGCTGATGCAGGCTATTAGTATTCAGGGGAGCCTACAAGAAAATATAGACCTGCAAAATTACCTTGATTTGGTAGCAGTGAGTATTGCTTCTGATATTGTACCGATAACAGGCGAAAATAGGATTTTAGCTTTTTTTGGTCTTCAGGTGTTAAACACTTGTCCTCGCCCTGGATTGCAGGCATTGTTAGAGGTTGCAGGTCTTGATAGGCGGGAAATAGATATAACAGATGTTGTTTTTGGCATAGGACCAAGAATCAATGCTGCGGGCAGGATTGCTCACGCAAAGGCTGCGGTAGAGCTTATGTTGTGTAGCAGTAAGGAAGAAGCGGCTGATTTTGCTCGCAATATTAACAAGAACAACACTACCCGGAGAGATGTAGATGCAAGTATTACCAGCCAGGCTCTTGAAATGATAGAAGGTAATGAGCAGTTTGTCAGTGCTTGTTCAACTGTTTTGTATAAAGAAGACTGGCACAAAGGGGTAATTGGTATTGTGGCCTCTCGGTGTATAGAAAAGTATTATCGGCCTACTGTTATATTTACGAAATCTGGAGAAGTGGCTGCAGGCTCTGCACGGTCTGTTGTAGGTTTTGATTTATATGATGCCTTAGAGAAATGTTCAGACCTCCTTATTCAATTTGGTGGGCACATGTATGCAGCGGGAATGACTATAGAACCTGATAAAATAGCTGCTTTCAGAGAAAAGTTTGAACAAGTTGTTTCTGAATCTATTACTAAAGAACAACTGGTTCCGCAGGTAGATATTGATCTCGAAATAGGACTAAACAGAGTTACAGAAAAGTTTTACAATATAATTAGGCAAATGGGGCCTTTTGGGCCTGGCAATATGCAGCCTGTTTTTATATCGCGAAATGTTGTAGATTGTGGAGGCGCAAGGCTTTTAAAAGATCAGCATATAAAACTGTCGGTCATGCAGGAAGATTCTGATGTTTTTGATGCTATTGGCTTTGGAATGCCTGAGTTTTACGAAAGAATAAAAAATGGCGAGATGTTTGATATCTGTTATTGTGTTAGTGAAAATAACTATAATGGTCGCAAGTCATTGCAGCTTATGATCAAGGATATCAAATTTGGAAACGAAAAATCAAGCGTATATGAAGCGACTGGTATTAAGGGCAGAGCATTTAATTAA
- the lptB gene encoding LPS export ABC transporter ATP-binding protein has product MVLRAEHLIKKYKSRTVVNNVSVEVQQGEIVGLLGPNGAGKTTSFYMIVGLIRPNEGKIFLDNQEITDLPMYKRAKKGVGYLAQEASVFRKLSVEENIMAVLEMTNKSRQEQKEKTEELLEEFSLTHVRKNLGMVLSGGERRRTEIARALATDPKFVLLDEPFAGVDPIAVEEIQTIVAKLKNKNIGILITDHNVNETLSITDRAYLLFEGKILKSGTAEELAADEQVRRVYLGKHFELKRKI; this is encoded by the coding sequence CTGGTATTAAGGGCAGAGCATTTAATTAAAAAATATAAATCTCGGACTGTTGTAAACAATGTCTCCGTAGAAGTGCAACAAGGTGAAATTGTGGGTTTGTTGGGTCCTAATGGTGCTGGAAAAACTACTTCTTTTTACATGATTGTTGGACTTATCAGACCTAATGAGGGTAAGATTTTTTTGGACAATCAGGAGATTACGGACTTGCCTATGTATAAAAGGGCTAAAAAGGGTGTTGGTTATTTGGCGCAAGAGGCTTCAGTTTTTCGTAAGCTTTCTGTTGAAGAGAATATCATGGCTGTACTTGAAATGACGAATAAGTCCCGACAAGAACAGAAAGAGAAAACCGAAGAGCTTTTAGAGGAATTTAGCCTTACACATGTTCGGAAAAATTTGGGTATGGTCTTGTCGGGAGGGGAGCGGCGTCGGACGGAAATTGCTCGTGCACTGGCCACAGACCCAAAGTTTGTACTACTGGATGAGCCATTTGCAGGGGTTGACCCTATTGCGGTAGAGGAAATACAAACTATTGTTGCCAAACTAAAAAATAAAAACATTGGAATCCTTATTACTGACCACAATGTGAACGAGACGCTGTCGATTACCGATAGGGCTTACCTCCTTTTTGAAGGTAAAATCTTGAAGTCAGGAACAGCCGAAGAGCTTGCTGCAGACGAGCAAGTGCGCAGAGTTTATTTAGGAAAACATTTTGAACTGAAACGAAAAATCTGA
- a CDS encoding GH3 auxin-responsive promoter family protein, with the protein MGLLNSIISSTLKKRISSIESLLENPIEVQRNVFRNLVKTAATTEWGKKYDYKNIATVKEFSNKVPVSSYEDLFPYIERVMKGEQNILWPSPVKWFAKSSGTTNAKSKFIPVSKESLEECHYKGGKDLCAIYLNNNPSSQMFGGKSLAVGGALHKNFGYKDTYFGDISAVIMANLPVWAQAVRTPGLKVALMQEWEEKIQKIAQITSGKDVTNISGVPTWTMVLLEKILQLKGKDNMHEVWPSMEVFFHGAVAFHPYRDIFNKFFPEGIHYVETYNASEGFFGIQDRLKSDDMLLMLDYGIFYEFIPLDQLDSDDPDVLTIEEVELDKNYAMVISTNAGLWRYKIGDTVKFTSLKPFRIKISGRTKHFINAFGEEVIIENAETAIAKACSATSATIRNFTAGPVVLAEKRQGRHEWIVEFSTCPNSPDMFSQVLDETLKEVNSDYEAKRYKDMALQPPVIHHVPEGTFYNWMKKRGKLGGQNKVPRLANNREYIDDILTSLEKKEI; encoded by the coding sequence GTGGGCCTTCTTAATTCCATAATCTCCAGTACGCTTAAAAAAAGAATATCTTCTATAGAATCCTTGTTGGAAAATCCTATAGAAGTACAGCGCAATGTTTTTAGAAACCTTGTAAAAACAGCTGCCACTACCGAGTGGGGCAAGAAATATGATTATAAGAACATTGCTACCGTAAAAGAGTTTTCGAACAAGGTTCCCGTTTCGTCTTATGAAGATTTGTTCCCATACATCGAGCGTGTGATGAAAGGGGAACAAAATATTCTTTGGCCATCTCCTGTCAAATGGTTTGCCAAATCTTCAGGTACTACTAATGCCAAAAGCAAATTTATACCTGTTTCTAAAGAATCTCTTGAAGAGTGCCACTATAAAGGAGGTAAGGACTTATGTGCGATTTACCTAAACAATAATCCTTCTTCCCAAATGTTTGGAGGAAAAAGCTTGGCTGTGGGAGGGGCTTTGCATAAAAACTTCGGATATAAGGACACTTATTTCGGAGATATCTCGGCAGTCATAATGGCCAACCTTCCTGTGTGGGCGCAAGCTGTGCGCACTCCTGGCCTTAAAGTAGCATTGATGCAGGAGTGGGAAGAAAAAATTCAGAAAATAGCTCAAATTACTTCAGGGAAAGATGTTACAAATATTTCTGGTGTGCCTACCTGGACAATGGTGCTACTCGAAAAAATTCTACAATTGAAAGGTAAGGACAATATGCATGAAGTGTGGCCTTCTATGGAGGTCTTCTTCCATGGTGCTGTCGCTTTTCATCCTTATAGAGATATTTTTAATAAATTTTTTCCGGAAGGCATTCATTACGTTGAAACTTACAATGCGTCTGAGGGCTTTTTTGGCATTCAAGACAGGCTTAAAAGTGACGATATGTTGCTAATGCTTGACTATGGCATATTTTACGAATTTATCCCACTCGACCAACTTGACTCTGACGATCCAGATGTCTTGACCATAGAGGAGGTAGAATTGGATAAAAACTACGCCATGGTAATTTCTACTAATGCGGGCTTGTGGAGGTATAAAATTGGCGATACTGTTAAGTTTACTTCTTTAAAGCCTTTTAGAATAAAGATTAGTGGTAGGACAAAGCATTTTATCAATGCATTCGGCGAGGAGGTGATTATTGAGAATGCAGAAACAGCTATTGCCAAAGCTTGTTCGGCGACTTCGGCTACTATACGCAATTTTACAGCAGGCCCTGTAGTGCTTGCAGAGAAAAGGCAAGGCAGGCATGAGTGGATCGTCGAATTTTCTACTTGCCCTAATAGTCCTGATATGTTTTCTCAGGTGTTGGATGAGACACTTAAAGAGGTGAATTCTGATTATGAAGCCAAAAGATATAAAGATATGGCGCTTCAGCCACCAGTTATCCATCATGTGCCGGAAGGTACTTTCTATAACTGGATGAAGAAAAGGGGCAAGCTTGGCGGACAAAACAAGGTGCCAAGGTTGGCAAATAACCGTGAGTATATTGATGATATTCTAACTTCTTTGGAGAAGAAAGAAATTTGA
- a CDS encoding nitronate monooxygenase has protein sequence MDNRICSLFKIKFPIIQAGMVWCSGWELASAVSKAGGLGLIGAGSMYPEVLRQHIRKCKGALGDTPFGVNVPLIYPDIEKHMEVIADEGVGIVFTSAGNPKAWTGKLKSQGCKVVHVVSSKKFALKACEAGVDAVVGEGFEAGGHNGREETTTFCLIPMLREAIDVPLIAAGGIGTGRGMMGAMALGADGVQIGSRLAASLESSAHDKFKNKVVELAEGGTALSLKPITPVRLIKNRFWESVNEAEQRGAGVEELRMLLGKGRAKKGIFEGDLDEGELEIGQIAAAINDIKPAGEIVSEIWQEYQSLRNQFCGL, from the coding sequence ATGGATAACAGAATATGTTCTCTTTTCAAAATTAAGTTTCCGATCATTCAGGCCGGAATGGTTTGGTGTAGTGGATGGGAGTTGGCTTCGGCTGTTAGTAAGGCGGGAGGCTTAGGGTTAATCGGAGCAGGCTCTATGTATCCTGAGGTGCTGAGGCAACATATAAGAAAATGTAAAGGTGCCTTGGGAGATACACCTTTTGGTGTTAATGTACCTCTGATATATCCAGATATTGAAAAGCACATGGAGGTTATAGCTGACGAAGGCGTGGGTATTGTGTTTACCTCTGCAGGAAACCCAAAAGCATGGACAGGGAAGTTGAAAAGCCAAGGGTGTAAAGTTGTTCATGTGGTTTCAAGTAAAAAGTTTGCTCTAAAAGCATGTGAAGCTGGTGTAGACGCTGTAGTAGGAGAGGGATTTGAAGCTGGTGGGCATAATGGCCGGGAAGAAACGACGACTTTTTGTTTGATTCCCATGCTAAGAGAGGCAATAGATGTACCACTTATTGCAGCAGGAGGTATTGGCACTGGCAGGGGCATGATGGGTGCTATGGCCCTAGGTGCTGATGGTGTGCAAATTGGTAGTAGGCTTGCTGCTAGTTTGGAGTCTTCAGCGCATGATAAGTTTAAGAATAAGGTAGTAGAGCTTGCGGAAGGAGGTACGGCATTGTCTTTAAAACCTATTACCCCGGTAAGGTTAATAAAAAATAGGTTTTGGGAATCTGTTAATGAGGCTGAACAAAGGGGGGCTGGTGTAGAAGAACTTAGAATGCTTTTAGGAAAAGGTCGTGCTAAAAAAGGTATTTTTGAAGGTGATTTGGATGAAGGTGAACTAGAAATTGGGCAGATTGCTGCTGCAATTAACGATATTAAACCTGCTGGAGAAATTGTCTCTGAAATTTGGCAAGAATATCAGTCTTTGCGTAACCAATTTTGTGGCTTATAG
- a CDS encoding IS5 family transposase has translation MQKTPKRRAPRCEYSSPSQLSIIGFETPFHNQLDPNNRWVLLSNKIPWDELVNLYNKRNPPKKTGRPALNPRVLIGVVIIKHILNLDDRETVAQITENMYLQYFLGYSSYIKEPPFDPSLFVDIRKRLGQELINAMNERIHEFYMEKAPKKVDKTTKGKNDPPSFASGQESNKGEAIFDATACPQDIIYPTDLGLLNKAREITQQIIDELHCKNTQGKKPRTYRKIARKTYLKVAQNKNPSRKVIRKGIKAQLQYLRRNFKTIEKQLDSFEVFPLCHRTQRSYWVIQTLYEQQLGMFKNRGHHVADRIVSIHQPHVRPIVRGKSRAKTEFGAKIHLSMVDGFSFLDTVSWEAFNEGSHLVDYVEKYRKRFGFYPAKVLADKIYCTRENRKWLKGKGIKLAAKPLGRPSAKAVENHVSPGERNPVEGKFGQAKNSYGMNRIRARLKNTSQTWIASIILVLNLVKLTRQALYFLSFSAWHKSIFNIIRGLKDVFERMTIKNRPGERSGPVFYIC, from the coding sequence ATGCAGAAGACCCCTAAAAGGCGTGCACCACGCTGCGAATATTCAAGTCCCAGCCAGTTGTCAATTATTGGTTTCGAGACACCGTTTCATAATCAGCTTGACCCCAACAACCGGTGGGTTTTGCTCAGCAACAAAATTCCATGGGATGAACTTGTCAATCTCTACAACAAACGCAATCCTCCAAAAAAGACAGGGAGACCGGCGCTTAACCCTCGTGTGCTGATTGGAGTGGTGATCATCAAGCATATCCTCAACCTGGATGATCGTGAGACAGTTGCCCAGATTACCGAAAACATGTATCTGCAATACTTTCTGGGGTACAGTTCTTATATCAAGGAGCCTCCATTTGATCCATCTTTGTTTGTAGATATCAGAAAACGGTTGGGGCAGGAACTTATCAATGCGATGAATGAAAGGATCCATGAGTTTTACATGGAAAAAGCCCCAAAAAAAGTTGACAAAACTACGAAAGGAAAAAATGACCCTCCTTCCTTTGCCAGTGGGCAAGAGTCTAACAAAGGAGAGGCAATCTTTGACGCAACTGCCTGTCCTCAAGATATCATTTACCCAACCGATTTGGGGCTGCTGAACAAAGCAAGGGAAATCACCCAACAGATCATAGATGAGCTTCATTGTAAAAATACCCAGGGGAAGAAACCAAGGACTTACAGAAAAATAGCTCGTAAAACCTATCTGAAGGTGGCCCAGAACAAGAATCCATCAAGAAAAGTAATTCGCAAAGGGATAAAAGCCCAGCTCCAATACCTTAGAAGAAACTTCAAGACCATTGAAAAGCAGCTGGACAGCTTTGAGGTTTTTCCTTTGTGTCATCGTACACAGCGGTCATACTGGGTCATTCAGACACTTTATGAACAACAGCTTGGCATGTTTAAGAACCGGGGCCACCATGTAGCAGATCGGATTGTTAGTATCCATCAGCCTCATGTGCGACCTATTGTACGGGGAAAGTCACGAGCCAAAACTGAATTTGGAGCCAAGATCCACCTTAGCATGGTGGATGGTTTTTCCTTTCTGGACACTGTGTCCTGGGAGGCTTTTAACGAGGGCAGTCATCTTGTTGATTACGTTGAAAAATATCGGAAACGGTTTGGTTTTTATCCTGCCAAAGTACTGGCAGACAAAATTTACTGCACCCGTGAAAACCGGAAGTGGTTGAAGGGAAAAGGAATAAAACTGGCAGCCAAACCTTTGGGCAGGCCATCCGCAAAGGCAGTGGAAAACCACGTAAGTCCAGGAGAGAGGAATCCGGTTGAAGGAAAGTTTGGACAAGCAAAAAACAGCTATGGGATGAACCGTATCCGTGCCAGACTTAAGAATACCAGCCAAACGTGGATCGCCTCAATAATCCTGGTGCTCAACCTGGTCAAATTGACCAGGCAGGCACTCTATTTTCTGAGTTTTTCAGCATGGCATAAGTCAATTTTTAACATAATTCGGGGTCTGAAAGACGTATTTGAAAGGATGACAATAAAAAACCGGCCTGGCGAGCGCTCAGGGCCGGTTTTTTACATATGTTAA
- a CDS encoding FAD-dependent oxidoreductase, which produces MKHYSIWLDKARKQKDYPSLQGEGKCEVAVIGGGITGLSTAYNLSQQGKNVTVLEASKIGNGSTGLSSCHLNTDIDTKYKNLYTDFDTEIIELVAESRVAGIQTIEDNIRREGIKCGFKRIPGFYYTDIQEHAQDIEEEYEHLKKTILDVSIKENAPLPFETYKAIKHENQAWFNAQEYLHGLAEAIDKSGSKIYEHSRVIHIEEKDDYFIITTEEGKLKAEKLVLATHLPIFFNVLQTVSAPYRSYVVAARVEKGSIPEGLFWDTAEPYHYIRSCHSESHDYLIVGGEDHKTGHLENAHEQYAKLEHYVKSHFKVEEIEYKWSAQYYEPADGLPYIGKSPFSKKTFVATGFSGDGLVYGTIAARIIADLIAGKDNKWLYAYDASRFTPAASAYDFIRENADAAKHFIADRVDNDETTAELYSGEGKILEIDGEKLAVSRDESGELNAVSPVCTHLKCIVNWNKAEKSWDCPCHGSRFDGKGEIICGPAVKNLEKKKIPAEKLQNQFKK; this is translated from the coding sequence ATGAAGCATTATTCTATTTGGCTGGATAAAGCCAGAAAACAAAAAGACTACCCTTCTCTTCAAGGAGAAGGCAAATGTGAAGTAGCAGTAATCGGAGGGGGAATTACAGGATTATCTACAGCCTATAACCTTTCGCAACAAGGCAAAAACGTAACAGTACTAGAAGCAAGCAAAATCGGTAACGGTAGTACAGGCCTATCAAGCTGCCACTTAAACACAGACATTGACACCAAATACAAAAACTTATATACAGATTTCGATACAGAAATCATAGAGCTGGTTGCGGAATCCCGTGTGGCTGGCATCCAAACTATAGAAGACAATATCAGAAGGGAAGGTATCAAATGTGGATTTAAACGGATTCCGGGCTTCTATTATACCGATATTCAGGAGCATGCACAGGATATTGAAGAAGAATATGAGCATTTAAAGAAAACCATTTTGGACGTTTCTATTAAAGAAAATGCTCCTTTACCTTTTGAAACGTATAAAGCCATTAAACATGAAAACCAAGCATGGTTTAATGCGCAAGAGTATTTGCATGGTTTAGCAGAAGCGATTGACAAATCGGGAAGCAAAATTTATGAGCACTCAAGGGTCATTCACATAGAAGAAAAAGACGATTATTTCATCATAACCACTGAAGAAGGTAAACTAAAAGCGGAAAAATTGGTTCTGGCTACGCATTTGCCAATATTCTTCAATGTGTTACAAACAGTTTCTGCACCATATAGAAGTTATGTAGTAGCAGCAAGGGTAGAGAAAGGCTCAATTCCAGAAGGTTTATTTTGGGATACTGCAGAACCATACCATTATATCAGAAGCTGCCATTCTGAATCGCACGATTATTTGATTGTTGGCGGAGAAGACCACAAAACCGGTCACTTAGAAAATGCGCATGAGCAATATGCAAAACTGGAGCATTATGTAAAATCGCATTTTAAGGTAGAAGAGATAGAGTATAAGTGGTCGGCACAGTACTATGAGCCAGCAGATGGTCTTCCATACATTGGCAAAAGCCCTTTCTCTAAAAAAACTTTTGTAGCAACCGGTTTTTCTGGTGATGGGTTGGTTTATGGAACAATTGCCGCACGCATTATTGCAGATCTTATAGCAGGTAAAGACAACAAATGGCTCTATGCCTATGACGCTTCCCGCTTTACCCCTGCTGCATCTGCTTATGATTTCATTAGGGAAAATGCGGACGCAGCCAAACATTTTATTGCAGACAGGGTAGACAACGATGAAACAACAGCAGAGCTTTATTCTGGCGAGGGTAAAATTTTAGAAATAGATGGCGAAAAACTCGCCGTATCAAGAGATGAATCTGGCGAGCTTAATGCAGTGTCGCCTGTTTGCACGCACCTTAAGTGCATAGTAAACTGGAATAAAGCAGAGAAAAGCTGGGACTGCCCATGTCATGGAAGCCGCTTTGACGGTAAGGGAGAAATTATATGTGGCCCAGCAGTAAAAAATCTTGAAAAAAAGAAAATCCCGGCAGAAAAACTGCAAAATCAATTTAAGAAATAG
- a CDS encoding VOC family protein, which yields MMIKRIKETCLYVDNLDRTQAFYQEKLGLKLINRSGNRHVFFRAGESVLLCFNPEETKNDQELPPHAGYGTLHLAFEVSVDEYNDWKQKVESANIEVLQETSWRNDLKSFYFHDPDGHLLEIVMEGIWG from the coding sequence ATGATGATAAAAAGGATCAAAGAAACTTGTCTCTATGTAGACAACCTAGACCGCACACAAGCTTTTTACCAGGAAAAGTTGGGCTTAAAGTTGATCAACAGGTCAGGAAACCGCCATGTATTTTTTAGGGCTGGCGAATCTGTGTTGTTATGCTTTAACCCTGAGGAGACTAAAAACGACCAAGAGCTTCCGCCACATGCAGGATATGGTACACTGCACCTTGCTTTTGAAGTTTCTGTCGACGAATATAATGACTGGAAGCAGAAAGTAGAAAGTGCCAATATTGAGGTTTTGCAAGAGACTTCCTGGCGGAACGATTTAAAGTCTTTTTATTTCCATGACCCTGATGGTCATTTGCTGGAAATAGTTATGGAAGGAATCTGGGGATAA